A genomic region of Caenorhabditis elegans chromosome V contains the following coding sequences:
- the odr-2 gene encoding Protein sleepless (Confirmed by transcript evidence) yields the protein MAADVLQIVSYLLANVSDFNSALRLPCYSCMSPYLEDHYPYISHLYRKPLSFDTHCDKHSLETSYLYSKNCSDMCVTLRINDVVGGRRRHGYMRGCLSDLHGYNHSLIRTLAERQGCLDTTARELFLPTAQRQELEPSRLSLCACHNNLCNFSVSPPCFFIFLFVILVIFLMR from the exons ATGGCGGCCGATGTTTTGCAAATTGTCTCTTATCTTCTTGCTAATGTATCGGATTTCAATTCGG cactACGTCTACCATGTTACTCCTGCATGAGCCCATACTTAGAAGACCACTATCCATACATATCACACTTGTACCGGAAACCACTTTCTTTCGACACTCATTGCGATAAACATAG TCTAGAAACAAGTTATCTCTACTCAAAGAACTGTTCCGATATGTGTGTTACTCTTAGGATCAACGATGTTGTTGGGG GGAGGCGGCGACACGGTTACATGCGGGGTTGCTTATCGGATTTGCATGGTTACAATCACTCATTGATTCGAACGTTGGCTGAAAGGCAGGGATGCTTGG acacaACAGCTCGTGAGCTCTTCCTTCCAACTGCTCAACGCCAAGAACTCGAACCATCGCGTCTTTCACTTTGTGCATGCCATAACAATCTGTGCAATTTCTCCGTGTCGCCGCcttgtttctttatttttctctttgtAATTCTTGTCATTTTCCTAATGCGTTGA